A region of Cucumis melo cultivar AY chromosome 2, USDA_Cmelo_AY_1.0, whole genome shotgun sequence DNA encodes the following proteins:
- the LOC103494324 gene encoding uncharacterized protein LOC103494324, which produces MAKILPPIFLLVVATIGFSNGHEVGIFELKRGDFSIQLTNYGATILSVILPDKNGKLDDIILSFPSVDDFRNDTTYFGNIVGRVANRIGGAQFGINGVFHKLIPNNGRNLLHGGKRGFGDVIWKVKSYVKNSHITFTYDSFDGEQGV; this is translated from the exons ATGGCCAAGATTCTTCCACCGATCTTTCTCCTAGTTGTTGCAACCATTGGATTTAGTAATGGACATGAAGTGGGGATTTTCGAATTGAAAAGAGGGGATTTTTCTATTCAGCTAACTAATTATGGTGCTACCATTCTCTCTGTGATCCTCCCAGATAAAAATG GGAAATTGGATGATATTATTCTTTCTTTCCCTTCTGTTGACGACTTTCGA AATGATACTACCTATTTTGGTAACATTGTTGGACGGGTAGCAAATAGGATTGGAGGAGCTCAATTTGGTATCAATGGTGTTTTCCATAAACTCATTCCTAATAATGGAAGGAACTTGCTCCATG GTGGGAAGAGAGGATTCGGAGATGTGATATGGAAAGTGAAGAGTTATGTGAAGAACAGCCACATTACATTCACCTACGACAGTTTCGATGGTGAACAAGGTGTGTGA
- the LOC127148136 gene encoding uncharacterized protein LOC127148136, which translates to MIIETNKLGIKMEAKSINKPTPVNLAQHAYWNLDGHSSGNILSHKIKLFASSITPVDNELIPTGEITPVAGTPYDFTTPREIRSQIKSAGGYDINYVVDDTGSEHLKKVAEVTGKKSGRKMELWSNQPGVQFYTANKLNGVKGKDGAVYENHAGLCLETQGFPDALNHPNFPSQIVNPGESYVHVMVYRFTVHH; encoded by the coding sequence ATGATAATCGAAACAAACAAATTAGGAATAAAAATGGAAGCAAAATCCATAAACAAACCAACACCAGTAAACCTGGCTCAACATGCTTACTGGAACTTAGACGGCCATTCAAGCGGCAACATTCTATCTCACAAAATCAAACTCTTCGCCTCAAGCATAACCCCCGTCGACAACGAGCTCATCCCCACGGGCGAAATCACCCCAGTGGCCGGAACCCCTTATGATTTCACAACCCCACGAGAGATCAGGTCACAGATCAAGAGTGCGGGTGGGTACGACATCAATTACGTAGTGGACGACACCGGAAGCGAGCATTTGAAGAAAGTGGCGGAGGTTACGGGGAAGAAGTCAGGGAGGAAGATGGAGCTGTGGAGTAATCAACCGGGAGTTCAGTTTTACACGGCAAATAAATTGAACGGTGTGAAGGGGAAAGATGGAGCTGTGTATGAGAATCATGCAGGGCTGTGCTTGGAAACTCAAGGGTTTCCGGATGCGTTGAATCATCCAAATTTTCCATCGCAGATTGTGAATCCGGGAGAGAGCTATGTTCATGTTATGGTTTATAGGTTCACCGTTCATCATTAG
- the LOC103493980 gene encoding vacuolar protein sorting-associated protein 29, translating to MVLVLALGDLHIPHRAPDLPEKFKSMLVPGKIQHIICTGNLCIKEVHDYLKTICPDLHITRGEYDEETRYPETKTLTIGQFKLGLCHGHQVIPWGDLDSLAMMQRQLDVDILVTGHTHQFTAYKHEGGVVINPGSATGAYSSITYDVNPSFVLMDIDGLRVVVYVYELIDGEVKVDKIDFKKTTTTAH from the exons ATGGTGTTGGTGTTGGCTTTGGGGGATTTACATATACCACATAGAGCTCCTGACCTTCCCGAGAAGTTCAAGTCTATGCTTGTTCCTGGCAAGATCCAGCATATCATCTGCACCGGAAATCTTTGTATCAAA GAAGTTCATGACTACTTGAAAACTATTTGTCCGGATTTGCACATTACACGAGGTGAATATGATGAAGAGACTCGCTATCCCGAGACAAAAACTCTGACTATTGGACAATTTAAATTGGGACTGTGCCATGGGCATCAG GTTATTCCTTGGGGAGACCTAGACTCACTCGCCATGATGCAGAGGCAGCTAGATGTCGACATCCTTGTCACCGGTCACACCCATCAATTTACAGCTTACAAACACGAGGGAGGTGTGGTGATTAACCCCGGATCTGCAACAGGTGCATATAGCAGCATCACCTATGACGTCAACCCGAGCTTTGTCCTTATGGACATTGATGGCCTTCGTGTTGTGGTCTACGTTTATGAACTCATTGATGGAGAGGTTAAGGTAGACAAGATTGATTTCAAGAAAACAACCACGACTGCTCATTGA
- the LOC103493981 gene encoding uncharacterized protein LOC103493981 — MAKVLPLIFLLVVSVIGFSNGNDVGIYELRRGNFSIKLTNYGATILSLILPDKNGKWDDVVLSFPSVDDFRNDTTYFGNIVGRVANRIGGAQFGINGVFYKLTPNDGRNLLHGGKKGFGDVIWKVESYVKDSHITFTYDSFDGEQGFPGDLPVSVTYMFIETNKLGVKMQAKSLNKATPVNIAQHSYWNLDGHSSGDILSHKIKLFASSITPVDSELIPTGKIIPVAKTPFDFTTPREIGSQIKSAGGYDINYVVDDTGSEHLKKVAEVTGKKSGRKMELWSNQPGVQFYTGNQLKEVKGKDGAVYKQYAGLCLETQGFPDSVNHPNFPSQIVNPGESYEHVMVYRFTVDHSD; from the exons ATGGCAAAAGTTCTTCCATTGATCTTTCTCTTAGTTGTTTCAGTCATTGGATTTAGTAATGGAAATGATGTGGGGATTTACGAATTGAGAAGGGGAAATTTTTCTATTAAGTTAACCAATTATGGTGCTACCATTCTCTCTCTAATCCTCCCTGATAAAAATG GGAAGTGGGACGATGTTGTTCTTTCTTTTCCCTCCGTTGATGACTTTCGA AATGATACCACTTACTTTGGTAACATTGTTGGACGTGTAGCAAATAGAATTGGAGGAGCTCAGTTTGGTATCAATGGTGTTTTCTATAAACTCACTCCTAATGATGGAAGGAACCTCCTCCATG GTGGGAAGAAAGGATTTGGAGATGTGATATGGAAGGTGGAGAGTTATGTGAAGGACAGCCACATTACATTCACCTACGACAGTTTCGATGGCGAACAAG GGTTTCCCGGCGATCTTCCAGTTTCGGTAACCTACATGTTCATAGAGACAAACAAATTAGGAGTAAAAATGCAAGCAAAATCCCTAAACAAAGCAACCCCAGTAAACATCGCGCAACACTCTTACTGGAATCTAGATGGACATTCAAGTGGCGACATTTTATCTCACAAAATCAAACTCTTCGCCTCAAGCATAACCCCCGTCGACAGCGAGCTCATCCCCACCGGCAAAATCATCCCAGTGGCCAAAACCCCTTTTGATTTCACAACCCCACGAGAGATCGGGTCACAGATCAAGAGTGCCGGCGGATACGACATCAATTACGTGGTGGACGATACCGGGAGCGAGCATTTGAAGAAAGTGGCGGAGGTTACAGGGAAGAAATCGGGGAGGAAGATGGAGCTGTGGAGTAATCAACCGGGAGTACAATTTTACACGGGGAATCAGTTGAAGGAAGTGAAGGGAAAAGATGGAGCGGTGTATAAGCAATATGCAGGACTGTGCTTGGAAACTCAAGGATTTCCTGATTCGGTGAATCATCCAAATTTTCCATCGCAGATTGTGAATCCTGGGGAGAGTTATGAACATGTCATGGTTTATAGGTTCACTGTTGATCATTCTGATTGA
- the LOC103493982 gene encoding ABC transporter A family member 7-like, whose product MADHSVGPASFWTQANALLRKNLTYQKRNMNANVRLILFPFLLCLLLVLIQSLVDNELDKPKFRCGCSCIDTNGDGRCEEVCGVQFSTLDQASSCPIESPPEWPPLLQMPAPEFRAVRTNFNPFNDLPDESCRRTGTCPATVLFTGTNKTLGEILAGSMFTNSFNLNSNNVSDGIAFNVVGSSSMTENNNFLEPAFASDLPLYNVQLQCTRNSSLTVPFPVLSVAKAQEIRCVQGLHLWRNTASEVNDELYKGFHKGNSEGKVNEILAGFDFLNSNANNFNVTVWYNSSFKNDSGNASPALLRIPRSVNLATNAYLKHLQGPGTEIPFEFVKEMPKAASKLRLDLSSLLGTLFFTWVVLQLFPVVLQSLVYEKQQKLRIMMKMHGLGDGPYWLISYAYFLTISAIYVLCFVIFGSVIGLKFFRLNDYSIQFVFYLLYINLQISLAFLTAAWFSNVKTAAVIAYILVFGTGLLGGFLFQFFLEDPSFPNAWIIVLELFPGFALYRGLYEFAQYSFNGNFMGTDGMRWGNLSDKSNGMRDVMIIMVVEWLLVFLVAYYVDQISSSGGGKSPLFFLRRFQKKAAASFRLPSLRKQGSKVFVQMEKPDVIQEREKVEQLLLEPDASHAILCDNLKKVYPGRDGNPEKFAVKGLSLAVPRGECFGMLGPNGAGKTSFISMMIGLTKPSAGAAYVQGMDIRHDMDRIYTSMGVCPQHDLLWEQLTGREHLLFYGRLKNLRGSALTEAVEESLKGVNLYHGGIADKQAGKYSGGMKRRLSVAISLIGDPKVVYMDEPSTGLDPASRNSLWNVVKHAKQDRAIILTTHSMEEAEVLCDRLGIFVDGSLQCIGNPKELKGRYGGSYVFTMTTSENHDVDVENMVKNLSPNASKIYHISGTQKFELPKQEVRIGDVFQAVENAKSRFTVFAWGLADTTLEDVFIKVARGAQASIDLS is encoded by the exons AACATGAATGCGAATGTTCGGCTCATTTTGTTCCCTTTCCTCTTGTGTTTGTTGCTTGTACTCATTCAATCATTGGTTGACAATGAATTGGACAAGCCCAAATTCAGATGTGGTTGTTCTTGTATTGATACTAATGGAGATGGTCGGTGTGAGGAAGTTTGTGGAGTTCAATTTTCAACTTTGGATCAAGCTTCAAGTTGTCCAATTGAAAGCCCGCCTGAATGGCCTCCTTTGTTGCAAATGCCAGCTCCTGAGTTTCGAGCTGTTAGAACTAATTTCAATCCATTTAACGACTTACCAGATGAATCGTGTAGGCGGACTGGGACATGTCCTGCAACTGTACTATTCACTGGAACTAATAAAACTCTTGGAGAAA TTCTGGCTGGAAGCATGTTCACAAATTCATTCAATCTGAATTCCAACAATGTTTCTGATGGTATAGCTTTTAATGTGGTG GGCTCGAGCTCGATGACTGAAAATAACAATTTTCTGGAGCCTGCTTTTGCTTCAGACCTTCCGTTGTATAATGTGCAACTTCAGTGCACAAGAAACTCTTCTCTGACTGTTCCTTTTCCTGTATTATCAGTTGCAAAGGCTCAAG AGATTAGATGTGTTCAAGGCTTACATTTGTGGCGCAACACTGCTTCTGAGGTCAATGATGAGTTGTATAAGGGATTTCATAAAGGAAATTCAGAGGGGAAGGTTAATGAAATCCTTGCAG GTTTTGATTTCTTAAACTCAAATGCAAATAACTTTAATGTGACCGTTTGGTACAATTCAAGTTTTAAAAATGACTCTGGAAATGCTTCTCCGGCATTATTGCGTATTCCACGCTCGGTGAATTTG GCAACCAATGCCTACCTCAAACATTTGCAAGGACCAGGTACAGAAATTCCTTTTGAGTTCGTCAAAGAAATGCCAAAGGCAGCATCGAAGCTCAGGCTTGATCTATCTTCTTTGCTTGGCACTCTTTTCTTTACTTGGGTCGTTCTGCAGCTTTTCCCT GTTGTATTGCAATCACTGGTTTATGAGAAACAACAGAAGCTGAGAATCATGATGAAAATGCATGGCCTTGGTGATGGGCCTTATTGGTTGATTTCTTATGCATATTTCCTTACAATATCCGCCATCTACGTGCTATGTTTTGTGATATTTGGCTCAGTTATTG GGTTGAAATTTTTCAGATTGAACGACTACAGCATTCAATTCGTGTTTTATTTGCTCTACATAAACTTGCAAATTTCTTTGGCTTTTCTAACTGCAGCATGGTTTTCAAATGTCAAGACTGCTGCAG TCATTGCTTACATACTCGTATTCGGAACGGGGCTTTTAGGCGGCTTCCTTTTTCAGTTTTTCCTTGAAGACCCATCATTTCCAA ATGCCTGGATTATTGTATTGGAGTTATTCCCTGGTTTTGCTTTGTATCGTGGATTATACGAGTTTGCACAGTATTCCTTCAATGGAAACTTTATGGGGACTGACGGAATGCGTTGGGGGAACTTGAGTGACAAATCTAATGGGATGCGAGATGTCATGATTATCATGGTTGTGGAGTGGTTGTTGGTATTTTTGGTTGCATATTATGTAGATCAAATTTCATCCTCTGGTGGTGGGAAAAGTCCTCTGTTTTTCTTGAGAAGGTTTCAGAAAAAGGCTGCCGCGTCTTTTCGGTTGCCAAGTTTACGGAAGCAAGGATCTAAAGTATTTGTTCAGATGGAAAAGCCTGATGTGATTCAAGAG AGGGAGAAGGTCGAACAGTTACTACTTGAGCCAGATGCGAGTCATGCCATCCTGTGTGACAACCTCAAAAAGGTCTATCCAGGAAGAGATGGAAATCCTGAGAAGTTTGCTGTAAAAGGGTTATCTCTTGCTGTTCCTCGAGGGGAGTGCTTCGGCATGCTCGGTCCCAATGGTGCAGGAAAGACCTCATTTATCAGTATG ATGATTGGCCTTACAAAGCCAAGTGCTGGTGCAGCTTATGTCCAAGGTATGGATATCCGGCACGATATGGATAGGATATATACCAGCATGGGAGTATGTCCACAGCACGA CCTGCTATGGGAACAACTCACAGGAAGAGAGCATCTACTCTTCTACGGAAGACTGAAGAATCTACGGGGTTCCGCACTAACTGAA GCAGTGGAAGAGTCTTTAAAGGGTGTCAATCTATATCATGGAGGAATTGCAGATAAACAAGCTGGGAAGTACAGTGGGGGTATGAAAAGGAGGCTTAGTGTTGCTATTTCACTAATCGGAGACCCCAAA GTCGTTTACATGGATGAGCCAAGCACTGGACTTGATCCAGCTTCAAGAAACAGTTTATGGAACGTTGTGAAGCATGCTAAGCAAGATCGAGCTATAATTCTTACCA CACATTCCATGGAGGAGGCCGAAGTCCTCTGCGACCGATTAGGAATCTTTGTCGATGGTAGCTTACAGTGCATAGGAAATCCTAAAGAG CTCAAAGGTAGATATGGAGGATCTTATGTATTCACAATGACTACATCTGAAAATCACGATGTCGACGTCGAGAACATGGTGAAGAATCTCTCTCCCAATGCTAGCAAGATCTACCACATCTCAGGAACACAAAAGTTCGAACTTCCAAAACAGGAGGTCCGAATAGGTGACGTATTTCAAGCAGTGGAGAATGCAAAGAGTAGGTTCACAGTCTTTGCTTGGGGGCTTGCTGACACAACATTGGAGGATGTGTTCATTAAGGTTGCTCGAGGAGCCCAAGCATCCATTGATCTTTCATGA
- the LOC103493979 gene encoding transcription factor PRE3-like — MSSRRSRSRQSGSSRSITDDQINDLVSKLQQLLPEIRHRQSDKVSAAKVLQETCNYIRNLHREVDDLSERLSELLATSDTAQAAIIRSLLMQ, encoded by the exons ATGTCAAGCAGAAGATCTAGATCTAGACAGTCAGGTAGTTCAAGATCAATCACTGATGACCAAATTAATGATCTTGTTTCTAAGTTGCAACAACTTCTTCCCGAGATTCGTCACAGGCAATCCGATAAG gTTTCGGCAGCGAAAGTGTTGCAGGAGACGTGTAACTACATACGAAACCTACACAGAGAAGTGGATGATTTGAGCGAGAGACTTTCGGAGTTGTTGGCAACATCTGATACTGCTCAAGCTGCCATTATTAGGAGTTTACTTATGCAATAG